A genome region from Pseudomonas sp. S06B 330 includes the following:
- a CDS encoding fimbrial protein has protein sequence MNTLWRFLLILSLTTLPLPYVGAENMKFTGNLLAPPGCTVSDKGGRIEVRFERNIAVNRIDGERYRQAIPYQIECPGAAGAGITWHMRLTLKGDDVHFDPAALKTSVNDLGIRVLLGGTALIPNEPREVDVYASTPPVLEAVPVKFTGAELPSTDFTASALLMAELY, from the coding sequence ATGAACACCCTATGGCGCTTTTTGCTCATCCTGTCGCTTACGACCTTGCCCCTGCCGTACGTTGGCGCGGAAAACATGAAGTTTACCGGCAACCTGCTGGCGCCGCCCGGCTGCACCGTCAGCGACAAGGGCGGGCGTATCGAGGTGCGCTTCGAGCGCAATATCGCGGTCAACCGCATCGATGGTGAACGCTACCGCCAGGCGATTCCCTATCAGATCGAATGCCCGGGGGCGGCCGGCGCCGGCATCACCTGGCACATGCGCCTGACCCTCAAGGGGGATGACGTCCACTTCGACCCTGCCGCGCTCAAGACCTCGGTGAACGACCTGGGTATCAGGGTACTGCTGGGTGGTACCGCACTGATTCCTAATGAACCCCGGGAAGTCGATGTTTACGCATCGACACCGCCCGTGCTGGAAGCTGTACCGGTCAAGTTTACCGGCGCGGAGTTGCCCAGCACCGACTTTACCGCTTCGGCGCTATTGATGGCCGAGCTTTATTAG